Proteins encoded within one genomic window of Raineyella fluvialis:
- a CDS encoding o-succinylbenzoate synthase gives METYAWSIPLRTRFRGIEVREGLLWQGPAGWAEWSPFLDYGGSELVPWLRAAREAAEQDWPAPVRDRVPVNVTVPVVEPEQAHRIVTGSGCRTAKVKVADPRSAIADDIARLEAVRDALGPDGRLRIDANGAWDVPTARRHLRELARFGLEYAEQPCPSTEDLAALRRHLAHDGLDVPIAADESIRRSGDPERVVALEAADVAVLKVQPLGGVRACLELAERLGLPVVVSSALETSVGLAAGLALAAALPELPYACGLNTSRLLTDDVVDEPLVALDGWMTVRRPAPSPARLAALAAAPEVSARWARRLEETVTLSR, from the coding sequence ATGGAGACGTACGCCTGGTCGATCCCGCTGCGCACCCGGTTCCGGGGGATCGAGGTGCGGGAGGGGCTGCTCTGGCAGGGTCCCGCCGGCTGGGCGGAGTGGAGCCCGTTCCTCGACTACGGCGGCAGCGAGCTGGTGCCGTGGCTGCGCGCGGCCCGGGAGGCCGCCGAGCAGGACTGGCCGGCACCGGTGCGCGACCGGGTGCCGGTGAACGTCACCGTGCCGGTGGTCGAGCCGGAACAGGCCCACCGGATCGTCACCGGCTCCGGCTGCCGCACCGCCAAGGTCAAGGTGGCCGACCCGCGCTCCGCCATCGCCGACGACATCGCCCGCCTCGAGGCCGTCCGTGACGCCCTGGGGCCCGACGGCCGGCTCCGGATCGACGCGAACGGCGCCTGGGACGTCCCCACCGCCCGCCGCCACCTGCGGGAGCTCGCCCGGTTCGGCCTCGAGTACGCCGAACAGCCCTGCCCCAGCACCGAGGACCTCGCCGCCCTGCGTCGCCACCTGGCCCACGACGGCCTCGACGTGCCGATCGCTGCCGACGAGTCGATCCGGCGTTCCGGTGACCCCGAGCGGGTCGTCGCACTGGAGGCGGCCGACGTGGCGGTCCTCAAGGTGCAGCCCCTCGGCGGGGTGCGTGCCTGCCTCGAACTGGCCGAACGCCTCGGTCTGCCGGTCGTCGTGTCCAGCGCCCTGGAGACCTCCGTGGGGCTGGCCGCCGGTCTCGCCCTGGCCGCCGCATTGCCAGAACTGCCGTACGCCTGCGGCCTGAACACCTCCCGCCTGCTCACCGACGACGTGGTCGACGAGCCACTGGTGGCGCTCGACGGCTGGATGACGGTCCGCCGGCCCGCACCCTCCCCGGCCCGGCTGGCCGCTCTCGCCGCGGCCCCGGAGGTTTCCGCGCGCTGGGCCCGCAGGCTGGAGGAGACCGTTACCCTGAGCCGATGA
- a CDS encoding glycerol-3-phosphate dehydrogenase/oxidase, which translates to MKESMLTAQSRARALEEMSDGAGLDLLVIGGGVTGAGIAVDAVTRGLRTGIVEMQDWAAGTSSRSSRLVHGGLRYLYQLDLHLVSEALAERGLLMETIAPHLVHAQPFLWPLRIPLIERGYSALGVGLYDLIARFRGGHVPIQRHYDKAGALGLFPDIRPSRLTGAIRFYDARVDDARLVIDLVRTAVSYGAFAASRTRVVGLVRHHGVVTGAVLHDLEADREITVRARHVVNATGVWTEQTQALAAPTPKGLKVLASKGVHIVVPKERIRGRTGLFLRTEKSVLFIIPWPDYWVIGTTDTAWSEQREHPVATAADIDYILDHANAVLRSRLTRDDILASYAGLRPLLQPLAVAGDSAKVSREHTVARVAPGMSAIAGGKLTTYRTMAEDAVDFALGAERAKAQPSITRRIQLVGAVGYEATRAQAGPVAGRMGWDRHRTEHLLYRYGSELPVIAEMVRTDPDLGRPLAAAPTYLRAEVAFAVTHEGALHLEDVLRQRVRLAYEQPDGGCAALDEVGAIVAPLLGWDDAILEREKEAYRRQVEAQRAAAEAPDDATASALMESVRTA; encoded by the coding sequence GTGAAGGAGTCGATGCTCACCGCACAGTCCCGCGCACGCGCCCTCGAGGAGATGAGTGATGGGGCGGGTCTCGACCTGCTGGTCATCGGTGGGGGCGTCACCGGCGCGGGCATCGCCGTCGATGCCGTCACCCGGGGGCTGCGGACCGGCATCGTCGAGATGCAGGACTGGGCGGCGGGCACGTCGTCCCGGTCGTCGAGGCTCGTCCACGGCGGACTGCGCTACCTCTACCAGCTCGACCTGCACCTGGTCTCGGAGGCGCTGGCCGAGCGGGGACTGCTGATGGAGACCATCGCTCCGCACCTCGTCCACGCCCAGCCGTTCCTCTGGCCGCTGCGCATCCCGCTGATCGAGCGGGGCTACAGTGCGCTCGGTGTCGGCCTCTACGACCTGATCGCCCGCTTCCGGGGCGGCCACGTGCCGATCCAGCGACACTACGACAAGGCGGGGGCGCTCGGCCTCTTCCCCGATATCCGACCCAGCCGGCTGACCGGGGCGATCCGGTTCTACGATGCCCGGGTCGACGACGCCCGGTTGGTCATCGACCTCGTCCGCACGGCCGTGTCGTACGGTGCCTTCGCGGCCTCTCGGACCCGCGTGGTGGGCCTCGTCCGGCACCACGGGGTCGTCACAGGGGCCGTGCTGCATGACCTGGAGGCGGATCGGGAGATCACCGTACGGGCCCGCCACGTCGTCAACGCGACGGGAGTGTGGACCGAGCAGACGCAGGCACTCGCCGCCCCGACGCCCAAGGGGCTCAAGGTGCTGGCGTCCAAGGGCGTCCACATCGTCGTGCCGAAGGAGCGGATCCGCGGCCGGACCGGCCTGTTCCTGCGCACCGAGAAGTCGGTCCTATTCATCATCCCGTGGCCCGACTACTGGGTGATCGGCACCACCGACACCGCCTGGTCCGAACAGCGCGAGCACCCCGTCGCCACCGCCGCCGACATCGACTACATCCTCGACCACGCCAACGCCGTCCTGCGCTCCCGGCTGACACGGGACGACATCCTCGCCTCCTACGCCGGCCTGCGGCCCCTGCTGCAGCCCCTCGCCGTCGCCGGTGACTCCGCCAAGGTGTCCCGGGAACACACCGTCGCCCGGGTCGCGCCGGGGATGTCGGCGATCGCCGGGGGCAAGCTGACGACGTACCGCACGATGGCCGAGGATGCCGTCGACTTCGCTCTCGGCGCCGAACGCGCCAAGGCGCAGCCCTCGATCACCCGGCGGATCCAGCTCGTCGGGGCCGTCGGCTACGAGGCGACCCGGGCCCAGGCGGGCCCCGTGGCCGGGCGGATGGGCTGGGACCGGCACCGCACCGAACACCTGCTCTACCGCTACGGCTCCGAACTACCGGTGATCGCCGAGATGGTCCGTACCGACCCGGATCTCGGGCGACCGCTCGCCGCGGCGCCGACGTACCTGCGGGCGGAGGTCGCCTTCGCCGTCACGCACGAGGGCGCCCTGCACCTGGAGGACGTGCTGCGGCAGCGGGTCCGGCTGGCGTACGAGCAGCCCGACGGCGGCTGTGCCGCCCTGGACGAGGTCGGCGCCATCGTCGCCCCGCTTCTCGGCTGGGACGACGCCATCCTGGAGCGGGAGAAGGAGGCCTACCGCCGTCAGGTGGAGGCGCAGCGTGCGGCGGCCGAGGCCCCGGACGACGCCACGGCCTCAGCGCTGATGGAGTCCGTCCGGACGGCCTGA
- a CDS encoding amino acid permease, whose protein sequence is MSLFVKKTIGEVQEDLEDPERSLRRVLSAWDIAVMGIAVAVGAGIFSVGAQAAAKYAGPSVIVSFIIAAVVCGLAVMNYAEFASTIPVSGSAYTFSYVSLGELIAWIIGWDLILEMMMAASVISKYWGIYLSNVFQFLHVDLPTDIPLPGGLAFSWPPVLIVALFTVLLVLGTKLTSRVNGVLTVIKIAITLFIIVAGSFYVKLSNLTPFVPPSQPSGSDATGVMTQSLFAFLSGAEPTRYGAFGLLSAAALVFFAFIGFDVVATTAEEAKNPQRTLPRGIFGGLALVTVLYVAVTFVVTGMVSYKQLAAEKSPSLATAFRLVGANWVGTIITIGILIGLTTVIMVLLLGLARVVFAMSRDGLLPRGLSHTSRRGTPARLQIISGVIVAVIAGLANVDQLAEMINIGTLSAFVLVSFAIPVLRRRHPDLPRGFTVPWSPTLPIISGVLCLWLMANLAVETWLRFVVWLLLGLTLYFAYSYRNSRARQDQALQAEGDGSAGPWGLAAAVLVGVAALAIAVVTVMRLAGPGGLAGLSGGLAWILILAPVPGIVAGHVALTRTGSAGAGTRTVLTTLATGYGAAAVAVVFGIVHVLAVL, encoded by the coding sequence ATGAGTCTTTTCGTGAAGAAGACCATCGGTGAGGTCCAGGAGGACCTGGAGGATCCCGAGCGCAGCCTCCGGCGGGTGCTCTCCGCCTGGGACATCGCCGTGATGGGCATCGCCGTCGCCGTCGGCGCCGGCATCTTCTCGGTCGGCGCCCAGGCGGCGGCCAAGTACGCCGGTCCGTCGGTGATCGTCTCGTTCATCATCGCCGCGGTGGTGTGTGGACTCGCGGTGATGAACTACGCGGAGTTCGCCTCGACGATCCCCGTGTCGGGATCCGCCTACACGTTTTCGTACGTGTCGCTGGGGGAGCTGATCGCCTGGATCATCGGCTGGGACCTGATCCTGGAGATGATGATGGCCGCCTCGGTCATCTCCAAGTACTGGGGCATCTACCTGAGCAACGTCTTCCAGTTCCTGCACGTCGACCTGCCGACGGACATCCCGCTGCCCGGCGGCCTGGCCTTCTCCTGGCCTCCCGTGCTGATCGTCGCCCTGTTCACCGTGCTCCTCGTGCTCGGGACCAAGCTCACGTCCCGGGTCAACGGCGTCCTGACGGTGATCAAGATCGCCATCACGCTGTTCATCATCGTCGCGGGCTCGTTCTACGTGAAGCTGTCCAACCTCACGCCCTTCGTGCCGCCGTCCCAGCCGTCGGGCTCCGACGCGACCGGCGTGATGACCCAGAGCCTCTTCGCGTTCCTGTCCGGCGCCGAGCCCACGCGCTACGGGGCGTTCGGTCTGCTGAGCGCGGCGGCCCTGGTCTTCTTCGCCTTCATCGGCTTCGATGTCGTCGCCACCACCGCCGAGGAGGCCAAGAACCCGCAGCGGACCCTGCCGCGCGGCATCTTTGGCGGCCTCGCGCTCGTCACCGTGCTCTACGTGGCGGTCACCTTCGTGGTCACCGGCATGGTGAGCTACAAGCAGCTCGCGGCGGAGAAGTCCCCCTCGCTGGCCACGGCGTTCCGGCTGGTCGGTGCCAACTGGGTCGGCACGATCATCACGATCGGCATCCTGATCGGCCTGACGACTGTCATCATGGTGCTGTTGCTCGGCCTGGCCCGGGTGGTCTTCGCGATGAGCCGCGACGGTCTGCTGCCCCGGGGTCTCTCGCACACCTCGCGCCGCGGCACCCCGGCACGGCTGCAGATCATCTCCGGCGTGATCGTCGCCGTCATCGCCGGTCTGGCGAACGTCGACCAGCTGGCCGAGATGATCAACATCGGCACCCTGTCGGCCTTCGTTCTGGTCAGCTTCGCGATCCCGGTGCTCCGGCGCCGTCACCCCGACCTGCCGCGAGGTTTCACGGTGCCGTGGTCCCCGACGTTGCCGATCATCTCCGGCGTGCTGTGCCTGTGGCTGATGGCCAACCTGGCGGTCGAGACCTGGCTGCGGTTCGTCGTGTGGCTGCTGCTCGGCCTCACCCTGTACTTCGCCTACAGCTACCGCAACTCGCGGGCTCGCCAGGACCAGGCCCTGCAGGCTGAGGGCGACGGTTCCGCCGGGCCCTGGGGCCTCGCAGCCGCTGTCCTCGTCGGGGTGGCAGCCCTGGCCATCGCCGTCGTCACCGTCATGCGGCTCGCCGGCCCCGGCGGCCTCGCAGGCCTGTCGGGTGGTCTGGCCTGGATCCTGATCCTCGCGCCGGTGCCGGGCATCGTCGCGGGTCACGTCGCCCTGACCCGCACCGGATCGGCCGGCGCGGGCACGCGTACGGTCCTCACGACGCTGGCGACCGGCTACGGAGCGGCGGCGGTGGCTGTCGTCTTCGGAATCGTGCACGTCCTGGCGGTGCTCTGA
- a CDS encoding PLD nuclease N-terminal domain-containing protein has protein sequence MMRYLPILIAIMLAIYCITDLAQTEPVRVNLMPKWMWFVAIVVLPFVGPVAWLVFGRGSFGGGGGGGDPRDQAPDNDPEFLRRL, from the coding sequence ATGATGCGCTACCTGCCCATCCTGATCGCCATCATGCTGGCGATCTACTGCATCACCGACTTGGCCCAGACCGAGCCCGTGAGGGTGAACCTCATGCCGAAGTGGATGTGGTTCGTGGCGATCGTCGTGCTTCCCTTCGTCGGCCCGGTGGCCTGGCTGGTCTTCGGCCGGGGCAGCTTCGGGGGCGGCGGTGGTGGCGGCGACCCCCGCGACCAGGCACCGGACAACGATCCCGAGTTCCTCCGTCGGCTGTGA
- a CDS encoding TM0106 family RecB-like putative nuclease, with product MAGLVLDAYAARSCAVKTHNLFDPRVKPATAAVDPSVEETFDAGPSHADRVVAAILAGARAIGGPRVVDLRDSVQAPWDQQEAECRAAMLAGADVIIHGILPLDLAGHRVGRADLWVRGADTADGRPGYHPVAIKAHKVQELRRSGRDNTFTVPVSALEAPSPLRSWPADSRAIRVNSREGDLLQVAHYWRLLESAGFAASGRRLAGIIGTDDLPGHGVGITWVDLDEPMIRTFSRHAPEGWARRSVLERYDHEHGFRVRVAQVALAQGQPDPPDPLVLPIVNKECPRCDWWETCRPQLDDHDLSLKIDKSPLDIREISVLRRLGINTIDDLAAVDLDALLPHYLPEVQHRPGAERRLDLAAHRARLMAAGKTLERITTGPITVPRADLEIDLDIENAEDDRVYLWGFLVTDTATGERYYRHFSSFTDLDDDAEDRLASEAMAWLLGLAEGPRTVLVYHYSAYEVTRLGRLAERSGDDALARAREFAQDHFVDLFTIVREHWFGTQGLGLKVVAHEGPGFSWRDDDPGGLNSQAWFDEAVHADDEDDRDASRSRVLEYNEDDVRATAALRDWLATDPAPTD from the coding sequence ATGGCCGGACTCGTCCTCGACGCGTACGCCGCGCGCAGTTGCGCGGTGAAGACGCACAACCTCTTCGATCCCCGGGTCAAGCCCGCGACGGCAGCCGTGGACCCGTCGGTCGAGGAGACCTTCGACGCCGGGCCGAGTCACGCCGATCGGGTCGTCGCGGCCATCCTCGCCGGGGCCCGCGCCATCGGCGGCCCCCGGGTGGTGGACCTGCGGGACAGCGTCCAGGCACCGTGGGATCAGCAGGAGGCCGAGTGCCGCGCCGCCATGCTCGCCGGTGCCGACGTGATCATCCACGGGATCCTGCCGCTCGACCTGGCCGGGCACCGGGTGGGCCGGGCGGACCTCTGGGTGCGGGGGGCTGACACCGCTGACGGTCGGCCCGGCTACCACCCGGTGGCGATCAAGGCCCACAAGGTGCAGGAGCTGCGCCGCTCGGGGCGCGACAACACGTTCACCGTCCCGGTCTCCGCGCTGGAGGCGCCCTCACCGCTGCGGTCGTGGCCCGCCGACTCGCGCGCCATCCGGGTGAACAGCCGCGAAGGTGACCTGCTGCAGGTGGCGCACTACTGGCGCCTTCTCGAGTCGGCCGGGTTCGCGGCATCAGGACGCCGGCTGGCGGGCATCATCGGCACCGACGACCTGCCGGGACACGGCGTGGGGATCACCTGGGTCGACCTGGACGAACCGATGATCCGGACCTTCTCCCGCCACGCGCCCGAGGGCTGGGCCCGCCGCAGCGTGCTGGAACGCTACGACCACGAGCACGGCTTCCGGGTGCGGGTGGCCCAGGTCGCCCTCGCCCAGGGCCAGCCGGATCCGCCCGACCCCCTGGTGCTTCCGATCGTCAACAAGGAGTGCCCGCGCTGCGACTGGTGGGAGACCTGCCGGCCCCAGCTCGACGACCATGACCTGAGCCTGAAGATCGACAAGTCGCCCCTCGACATCCGTGAGATCTCGGTGCTGCGCCGGCTGGGGATCAACACCATCGACGACCTGGCCGCGGTCGATCTCGACGCCCTGCTTCCCCACTACCTGCCCGAGGTGCAGCACCGACCGGGGGCCGAGCGGCGGCTCGACCTCGCGGCCCACCGGGCGCGCCTGATGGCTGCCGGCAAGACCCTGGAACGGATCACCACCGGCCCGATCACCGTGCCGCGGGCCGACCTCGAGATCGACCTCGACATCGAGAACGCCGAGGACGACCGGGTCTACCTGTGGGGGTTCCTGGTCACCGACACGGCCACCGGCGAGCGCTACTACCGCCACTTCAGCTCCTTCACCGACCTCGACGACGACGCCGAGGACCGGCTGGCGAGCGAGGCGATGGCCTGGCTGCTGGGCCTGGCCGAGGGGCCGCGGACGGTCCTCGTCTACCACTACTCGGCCTATGAGGTCACCCGGCTGGGCCGGCTGGCCGAGCGCAGCGGCGACGACGCGCTGGCTCGGGCCCGCGAATTCGCCCAGGACCACTTCGTCGACCTCTTCACCATCGTGCGGGAGCACTGGTTCGGCACCCAGGGGCTCGGGCTCAAGGTGGTGGCCCACGAGGGGCCAGGGTTCAGCTGGCGTGATGACGACCCGGGCGGGCTCAACTCCCAGGCGTGGTTCGACGAGGCCGTCCATGCCGACGACGAGGACGACCGGGACGCGTCGCGCAGCCGGGTGCTGGAGTACAACGAGGACGACGTACGGGCCACCGCTGCACTACGCGACTGGCTGGCCACCGACCCGGCCCCCACGGACTGA
- a CDS encoding 1,4-dihydroxy-2-naphthoate polyprenyltransferase: MTTVGDWVEGARLRTLPAAFSPVLAGTGAALAAGSFRPVNAVLALVVSLALQVGVNYANDYSDGIRGTDSAERVGPQRLVGSGAAPAATVKRAAFLSFGVAGLAGLALVILTQQWWLLLVGVACVLAAWYYTGGKHPYGYLGLGEVFVFVFFGLVAVCGTTYVQLSAVTLASLFAAVAIGALACAILVTNNLRDIDTDVVSGKRTLETRLGDRGSRVFFVALLALAGVAVVAVSAASGRWWSLLGLAFVLPLAAPTRSLLSGASGLALVRVLKLTGIAELLAALGLLIGLSIPA, encoded by the coding sequence GTGACCACGGTGGGCGATTGGGTCGAGGGGGCCCGGCTGCGGACACTGCCGGCCGCGTTCAGTCCGGTGTTGGCCGGGACCGGGGCCGCGCTCGCCGCGGGATCCTTCCGCCCGGTGAACGCCGTCCTCGCCCTCGTCGTGTCGCTGGCCCTCCAGGTGGGTGTCAACTACGCCAACGACTATTCCGACGGCATCCGGGGCACGGACTCCGCCGAGCGCGTCGGCCCGCAACGGCTGGTCGGTTCCGGAGCGGCACCGGCGGCGACGGTCAAGCGGGCGGCGTTCCTCAGCTTCGGCGTGGCCGGGCTGGCGGGCCTCGCGCTGGTCATCCTCACCCAGCAGTGGTGGCTGCTGCTCGTCGGCGTGGCGTGTGTGCTGGCCGCCTGGTACTACACCGGCGGCAAGCACCCCTATGGCTACCTCGGCCTGGGCGAGGTCTTCGTCTTCGTCTTCTTCGGGCTGGTCGCCGTCTGCGGAACGACGTACGTGCAGCTGTCTGCGGTGACCTTGGCGAGCCTCTTCGCGGCTGTCGCGATCGGGGCGCTGGCCTGCGCCATCCTCGTGACGAACAACCTGCGCGACATCGACACCGACGTCGTCAGCGGCAAACGCACCCTGGAGACGCGCCTCGGCGACCGGGGCAGCCGCGTGTTCTTCGTGGCGCTGCTCGCGCTGGCGGGCGTTGCCGTCGTCGCCGTGTCCGCGGCTTCCGGGCGCTGGTGGTCCCTGCTGGGACTGGCCTTCGTGCTGCCGCTCGCGGCCCCCACCCGGTCGCTGCTGTCCGGGGCGAGCGGGCTGGCGCTGGTCCGGGTGCTGAAACTGACCGGTATCGCCGAACTTCTCGCCGCCCTCGGCCTGCTGATCGGCCTGTCGATCCCGGCCTGA
- a CDS encoding class F sortase: MPTWLILAVTLVALVGGPSGVVWAAYLGTRTPPVPAVQASDPTTLTIDSLGLRGVGVLPMALKHGALNPPDNPRLVGWWNQSADAGAATGTTLLTAHKVHSGSAVFEHLVELKPGATVVVGGASGSYAYVVQDVRVLTKDRMAAEAGRLFSQDGPHRLLLVTCEDWDGKEFASNSVVTAVPAPVVPPSTPGSSRR; this comes from the coding sequence GTGCCCACGTGGCTCATCCTCGCGGTGACGCTCGTCGCGTTGGTCGGCGGGCCGTCCGGCGTCGTCTGGGCCGCCTATCTGGGCACCCGGACCCCACCGGTGCCCGCCGTCCAAGCGTCCGACCCCACCACGCTGACCATCGACTCACTCGGGCTGCGAGGGGTCGGCGTACTGCCGATGGCACTCAAGCACGGTGCCCTCAACCCACCCGACAATCCGCGGCTGGTCGGCTGGTGGAACCAGTCCGCTGACGCGGGCGCCGCGACCGGTACGACCCTGCTGACCGCCCACAAGGTGCACAGCGGGTCCGCGGTGTTCGAGCACCTGGTGGAGCTCAAACCGGGTGCCACGGTCGTCGTCGGCGGCGCGTCCGGATCGTACGCGTACGTGGTGCAGGACGTCCGCGTCCTCACCAAGGACCGGATGGCCGCCGAGGCCGGGCGACTGTTCAGCCAGGACGGGCCCCACCGCCTGCTCCTCGTCACCTGCGAGGACTGGGACGGCAAGGAGTTCGCCTCGAACTCGGTGGTGACCGCCGTCCCCGCCCCAGTGGTGCCACCCAGCACCCCCGGATCGTCACGTCGCTGA
- the menD gene encoding 2-succinyl-5-enolpyruvyl-6-hydroxy-3-cyclohexene-1-carboxylic-acid synthase yields MNPSTVLARAVIGQLVANGVEHLVVAPGSRNTPLLLAAHRATVAGRLRVHVRHDERVAAFTAYGIARVTGRPVPVLTTSGTAVGNLLPAMMEASHTGVPLIALSADRPNGMLDSGANQTTHQLGIFGTFVRAEANLEADSGARSVRHQVARVLAAATGIRNRQPGPGHLNVRLAEPLVPEAADDDLDWLDVEAPTIAPLGAGMLTELDPGPRTVVLVGSGTQATGARARRGAEEAGLPLLAGPASNARTGEALATYRLLLETPLAERIQRVVVYGRPTLSRPVMRLLSRADVEVIVVADGSEWSDVGLHAAAVTDEVLLPAGDPAWLGQWREADRRVGADLAAMLAAEPALTGPEVAAAVVASVPAEDLLLLGNSQPMRDADLAPTVEAPAMVLGNRGLSGIDGLVSTASGAGLGAGRPVTALIGDVSLAHDAGGLLIGPGENAPDLRVVLVNDDGGSIFHTLEQGDPRFNHGLYEGAFERLFATPHGIDFHALAAAYGWSHRRITARKDLSAALAAPVRGRELIEVPLDRADRRDLEDRLRELVRSTD; encoded by the coding sequence ATGAACCCGTCCACCGTCCTCGCCCGCGCCGTCATCGGCCAGCTCGTCGCCAACGGTGTCGAGCATCTGGTCGTCGCCCCCGGCTCCCGCAACACCCCGCTGCTGCTCGCCGCGCACCGGGCGACGGTCGCCGGGCGGCTGCGCGTGCACGTGCGACACGACGAACGGGTGGCCGCCTTCACCGCCTACGGCATCGCCCGGGTCACCGGGCGCCCGGTGCCGGTGCTGACCACCTCCGGCACCGCGGTCGGCAACCTCCTCCCCGCGATGATGGAGGCCTCCCACACCGGGGTCCCGCTGATCGCGCTGTCGGCCGACCGGCCCAACGGCATGCTCGACTCCGGCGCCAACCAGACGACCCACCAGCTCGGGATCTTCGGGACGTTCGTGCGCGCTGAGGCCAACCTCGAGGCCGACTCCGGTGCCCGATCGGTCCGTCACCAGGTGGCCCGGGTGCTCGCCGCCGCGACCGGGATCCGCAACCGCCAACCCGGGCCCGGCCACCTCAATGTCCGCCTGGCCGAACCGCTGGTGCCCGAGGCAGCCGACGACGACCTCGACTGGCTCGATGTCGAGGCGCCGACCATCGCGCCGCTCGGCGCCGGGATGCTCACCGAACTGGACCCCGGACCGCGCACCGTCGTGCTGGTCGGCAGCGGAACGCAGGCCACCGGCGCCCGGGCCCGCCGCGGCGCCGAGGAGGCGGGCCTGCCGCTGCTCGCCGGCCCCGCCTCGAACGCCCGCACGGGCGAGGCTCTGGCCACCTACCGCCTGTTGCTCGAGACGCCGCTCGCCGAGCGGATCCAACGGGTCGTCGTGTACGGACGCCCCACCCTGTCTCGCCCGGTGATGCGGCTGCTCTCCCGCGCCGACGTCGAGGTCATCGTGGTCGCCGACGGTTCGGAGTGGAGCGACGTCGGCCTGCACGCCGCGGCGGTGACCGACGAGGTGCTGCTGCCCGCCGGGGATCCCGCCTGGCTGGGGCAGTGGCGCGAGGCCGACCGGCGCGTCGGGGCCGACCTGGCCGCGATGCTCGCCGCCGAGCCGGCCCTGACCGGCCCGGAGGTCGCCGCGGCCGTGGTCGCGTCGGTGCCCGCGGAGGACCTGCTGCTGCTCGGCAACTCCCAGCCGATGCGCGACGCCGACCTGGCTCCGACGGTGGAGGCGCCGGCGATGGTGCTCGGCAACCGCGGATTGTCCGGCATCGACGGGTTGGTGTCCACGGCGAGTGGGGCGGGGCTCGGCGCCGGACGCCCGGTGACCGCCCTGATCGGGGACGTCTCACTCGCCCACGACGCCGGAGGGCTGCTGATCGGACCGGGGGAGAACGCGCCCGACCTGCGGGTGGTGCTGGTCAACGACGACGGCGGGTCGATCTTCCACACCCTCGAACAGGGCGACCCCCGCTTCAACCACGGGCTCTACGAGGGGGCGTTCGAGCGACTCTTCGCGACCCCCCACGGGATCGACTTCCACGCCCTGGCCGCGGCGTACGGCTGGAGTCACCGGCGGATCACCGCACGCAAGGATCTGTCGGCCGCCCTGGCCGCGCCTGTCCGCGGCCGGGAACTCATCGAGGTGCCGCTCGACCGGGCCGACCGCCGCGACCTCGAGGACCGGCTCCGCGAGCTGGTGCGCTCCACGGACTGA
- a CDS encoding AMP-binding protein produces MPTPLRLLPTAGLSAEELTAAFAGALDGAYVLAPLPPDPVEAAGVRRMLAAAETPGAVPDDVALVVSTSGSTGTPKGVMLSAAAIRAGAAATDSRLGGPGEWSLALGAHYVAGAMVVCRALLAGEALHLVSPHLAGIAAATSRPGARHYLSVVPTQLARLHEDAATLAALAGFDALLLGGAAVDPALLAHLRAAGLRLVTTYGMSETSGGCVYDGRPLDGVDVRAQADGRLAICGPVLFSGYLGRPDLTAEVLRVDDGRPTLLTGDRGEVAPDGTVRVLGRLDDVVISGGLNVDLAAVQVAVRRVLGTSDAVALGVPDSVWGTRVVVVTTVRTSLAQLRDALSPVLAHHALPRGLSRLDVLPTTSSGKIDRRALLAAWESTDKELA; encoded by the coding sequence GTGCCCACGCCACTGCGACTCCTGCCCACGGCCGGACTGTCCGCGGAGGAACTGACGGCGGCGTTCGCCGGCGCGCTGGACGGGGCGTACGTGCTGGCCCCGCTGCCGCCCGATCCCGTCGAGGCGGCCGGGGTGCGGCGGATGCTCGCGGCGGCCGAGACGCCGGGCGCGGTGCCGGACGACGTCGCCCTGGTTGTTTCCACGTCGGGATCGACCGGCACCCCCAAGGGCGTGATGCTGTCCGCGGCCGCGATCCGGGCCGGCGCCGCCGCGACCGATTCCCGGCTGGGTGGCCCGGGCGAGTGGTCGCTGGCGCTCGGGGCGCACTACGTCGCCGGCGCGATGGTGGTCTGCCGGGCCCTCCTCGCCGGCGAGGCGCTGCACCTGGTCTCGCCGCACCTGGCGGGCATCGCGGCGGCGACGAGCCGTCCCGGCGCCCGGCACTACCTGTCGGTCGTCCCCACCCAGCTGGCCCGTCTTCACGAGGACGCGGCCACCCTCGCCGCCCTGGCCGGGTTCGATGCGCTGCTCCTGGGCGGCGCCGCGGTCGACCCGGCCCTGTTGGCGCACCTGCGGGCGGCCGGGCTGCGGCTCGTCACCACGTACGGGATGAGCGAGACCAGCGGCGGGTGCGTGTACGACGGCCGCCCTCTCGACGGCGTCGACGTCCGCGCGCAGGCCGACGGACGACTCGCCATCTGCGGCCCGGTGCTCTTCTCGGGCTACCTCGGACGTCCCGACCTGACGGCGGAGGTGCTGCGGGTCGACGACGGACGCCCGACACTGCTCACCGGCGACCGGGGCGAGGTCGCCCCCGATGGGACCGTACGGGTGCTCGGCCGCCTCGACGACGTCGTGATCTCCGGTGGGCTCAATGTCGATCTCGCCGCGGTGCAGGTCGCGGTCCGGCGGGTCCTGGGCACGAGTGACGCGGTCGCCCTCGGCGTGCCCGACTCGGTCTGGGGCACCCGGGTGGTGGTCGTTACCACCGTACGGACCTCGCTGGCGCAGCTGCGGGACGCGCTCTCCCCTGTGCTGGCACACCACGCTCTGCCCCGCGGACTGTCCCGCCTCGATGTGCTGCCGACGACCAGCAGTGGCAAGATCGACCGTCGGGCCCTCCTGGCGGCCTGGGAGTCGACGGACAAGGAGCTGGCGTGA